One genomic window of Polynucleobacter sp. HIN11 includes the following:
- a CDS encoding nuclear transport factor 2 family protein: MPRFARLFQNPDEVIDAWRETLRQGDVEGALALWLDDDSITCVLPEGNRLSGHAEIRAGLERMLARPLYLEPIACIEHITVSAAVFDSTEAVYFENNQIEADFMINITLVLMQDGKGWRIAHLHASRSHDDDFEFPSDQHELH, translated from the coding sequence ATGCCGCGCTTCGCACGACTCTTTCAGAATCCCGATGAGGTGATTGATGCCTGGCGTGAGACCCTGCGGCAAGGGGACGTCGAAGGAGCCCTCGCCTTATGGCTCGATGACGACTCAATTACTTGTGTGCTACCAGAAGGTAATCGCTTAAGCGGTCATGCGGAGATTCGAGCGGGGCTAGAGCGCATGCTCGCAAGGCCCCTCTATTTAGAACCGATTGCTTGCATCGAGCACATTACCGTGAGTGCTGCAGTGTTTGATTCAACCGAAGCTGTCTATTTTGAAAATAATCAGATTGAGGCTGATTTCATGATTAATATCACACTAGTCCTCATGCAAGATGGCAAAGGCTGGCGCATCGCCCATTTACACGCCAGTCGTTCTCACGATGATGACTTTGAGTTTCCGAGCGATCAGCACGAGCTGCACTAA
- a CDS encoding beta-barrel assembly-enhancing protease yields the protein MGKQVKRIVALYLSGVLSASSFAQQPGVSVTQDNVAKENLGRVIQSPEARSANLPSRNVLQSQPVLVLPDMGDPGGDALSPLDERKIGEQIMREIRRDRDFSNDWPIYDYLNSMERRLMQAAKRLQLGGANAQGSAAYDYEVFAVKDPSINAFALPGGFIGFHTGLLITAETDSEVASVMGHEIGHVLQRHLARSLERQGTNSIIALAGIVLGALAAASNPGAAAGLITGGQALAIQNQLSYSRDAEREADRIGFQILQASGYDVNGAPVFFQRLQKAYGIMDSGVPGYLRTHPLTTDRIADMQDRARTVVQNRVPSALEFYLIKARARIEQSGTTSGLFDLRNLFESLSKQASPEKQMEGFYGLALVAQRQGRFDQAESFLQKARAVAQNVLAPGSPVQRQSLSFDYTASELALARGRPEEALQYAQNAAKADPFSFSAAVATVNAELRLGRANEAITLLRAKTKAQPNETIWWDLLARAYDQDKKIGLRHYALAEKFATEGAWPSAIEQLKIARSAAGNDFYLGSVIDARLRVFQNQYREEQKEQKKS from the coding sequence ATGGGGAAGCAAGTAAAACGAATCGTTGCTTTGTACTTAAGCGGGGTCTTAAGTGCCTCTTCCTTCGCCCAGCAGCCAGGGGTGTCGGTCACCCAAGACAATGTAGCTAAGGAGAATCTTGGGCGGGTGATTCAGTCACCGGAAGCGCGCTCAGCTAATTTACCCTCTCGGAATGTTTTGCAATCGCAACCCGTCTTGGTGTTGCCCGATATGGGTGATCCGGGAGGTGATGCTTTAAGCCCCCTAGATGAGCGCAAGATTGGTGAGCAGATCATGCGGGAGATTCGTAGGGATCGGGATTTTTCTAATGACTGGCCCATCTATGATTACCTCAATTCGATGGAGCGGCGCCTGATGCAAGCTGCAAAACGCTTGCAACTGGGTGGAGCAAATGCCCAAGGCAGTGCCGCATACGACTATGAGGTATTTGCGGTGAAGGACCCATCGATTAATGCGTTTGCATTGCCCGGTGGATTTATTGGTTTTCATACGGGGCTCTTAATTACTGCGGAGACCGATTCAGAGGTCGCTTCGGTGATGGGTCATGAGATTGGCCATGTATTGCAACGTCACTTGGCGCGCTCTTTGGAGCGTCAAGGAACCAATTCAATCATTGCGTTAGCCGGCATTGTGCTGGGTGCGTTAGCAGCTGCTAGTAATCCTGGCGCTGCTGCCGGCCTAATCACGGGTGGCCAGGCACTTGCGATTCAGAATCAACTCTCGTATTCGCGGGACGCAGAGCGCGAGGCCGATCGAATTGGTTTTCAGATCTTGCAAGCCAGTGGTTACGATGTAAATGGCGCACCCGTATTCTTTCAGCGTTTGCAAAAGGCTTATGGAATCATGGATAGTGGTGTGCCGGGGTATTTGCGCACTCACCCCTTAACTACTGACCGTATTGCTGATATGCAAGACCGGGCGAGGACCGTTGTACAAAATCGGGTGCCCAGTGCGCTCGAGTTCTATCTCATTAAAGCTAGAGCGCGCATCGAGCAGAGTGGGACTACCAGTGGCTTATTTGATCTACGTAATTTATTTGAGAGTTTGAGTAAGCAGGCCAGCCCCGAAAAGCAAATGGAGGGCTTCTATGGCTTAGCCTTGGTTGCCCAACGTCAGGGGCGCTTTGATCAGGCAGAAAGCTTTTTGCAAAAAGCTCGGGCTGTAGCGCAAAATGTCTTGGCACCCGGATCACCTGTGCAGCGTCAGAGCTTATCGTTTGATTACACGGCATCTGAGTTAGCCCTTGCACGAGGTAGGCCCGAGGAGGCCTTACAGTATGCCCAAAATGCGGCCAAGGCGGATCCGTTTTCATTCTCTGCCGCTGTGGCGACGGTCAATGCAGAACTGCGTTTGGGTCGAGCTAATGAGGCCATTACTTTGTTACGAGCGAAGACCAAAGCACAACCGAATGAGACGATCTGGTGGGATTTGTTGGCGCGCGCGTATGACCAAGATAAAAAGATTGGTTTGCGGCATTACGCACTTGCTGAGAAGTTCGCTACCGAAGGGGCTTGGCCATCGGCGATTGAGCAGCTGAAAATTGCACGCTCGGCTGCCGGTAATGATTTTTATCTGGGTTCAGTGATTGATGCGCGATTGCGCGTGTTTCAGAATCAATACCGCGAAGAGCAAAAAGAGCAAAAAAAGAGTTAG
- the moaC gene encoding cyclic pyranopterin monophosphate synthase MoaC, producing the protein MNKLTHFDSSGQAHMVDVSDKASTHRVAIATGCIQMNPNTYELIESGGHKKGDVLGIARIAGIQAAKKTADLIPLCHPIALTHVSIEFRSDQSSHTIYCQARAETTGPTGVEMEALTATQIALLTIYDMCKAVDRGMVMSDIKLLEKSGGKSGDWKAS; encoded by the coding sequence ATGAACAAACTCACGCATTTTGATTCCAGTGGCCAAGCGCATATGGTTGACGTTAGCGATAAAGCGTCTACCCACCGGGTAGCCATTGCGACTGGCTGTATTCAAATGAATCCTAACACCTATGAACTGATTGAGTCGGGCGGTCATAAAAAGGGTGATGTACTTGGCATTGCCCGAATCGCCGGAATTCAGGCGGCCAAGAAAACAGCTGATCTCATTCCTCTCTGCCATCCAATTGCACTCACCCATGTGAGCATTGAGTTCCGATCCGATCAGTCTAGCCACACGATTTATTGTCAAGCCAGGGCCGAAACCACGGGGCCCACTGGCGTTGAAATGGAAGCACTTACCGCCACCCAAATTGCTCTTCTAACAATTTACGACATGTGCAAAGCCGTTGACCGTGGGATGGTGATGAGCGATATCAAGTTACTTGAAAAGAGCGGCGGCAAATCGGGAGATTGGAAGGCGAGCTAA
- a CDS encoding pilin, translating to MHTQHQVKDDQRGFTLIEVMVVVAIIGILVAVAVPQYQDYIARGRVVEGLNLASSAKLAVTEAYASKGPSPMDRVTQESFSFTPTRSVKEIEILPSGAIAIDYQTSVAPDGKNSLILIPTNEPDVASPRAIDLSQSNLVTWSGGWSCRSEQTNLPAKLLPAECRVGK from the coding sequence ATGCATACACAACATCAAGTCAAAGACGATCAACGGGGATTTACATTAATTGAAGTGATGGTTGTCGTGGCCATTATTGGCATCTTAGTTGCCGTTGCTGTGCCACAGTATCAGGATTACATTGCTCGCGGGCGAGTTGTCGAAGGATTAAATCTTGCATCTAGCGCTAAATTGGCAGTGACCGAGGCATACGCTAGCAAAGGGCCAAGCCCGATGGATCGGGTTACTCAAGAGTCTTTTTCATTTACTCCAACGCGGAGTGTGAAAGAGATTGAGATCTTGCCAAGTGGGGCGATTGCCATTGATTACCAAACATCGGTGGCGCCCGATGGTAAAAATAGTTTGATTTTGATTCCGACTAATGAGCCAGATGTCGCTTCACCCCGCGCAATTGATCTCTCACAAAGTAATTTAGTTACCTGGTCGGGCGGCTGGTCCTGCCGTTCGGAGCAAACCAATCTCCCCGCTAAGCTCTTACCGGCAGAGTGTCGAGTGGGTAAGTAA
- a CDS encoding TerC family protein, translating into MELLAMIDWSVVIQIIIIDLLLGGDNAVVIALACRNLHPNQRKKGIIYGTAGAIILRVILVAFAVTLLQIPFLKLVGGALLLWIGYKLMVQHDEEEHNLDAPDKLFAAIKTIIVADIVMSLDNVLAIAGAAGQVDDAAHQVGYVVFGLIVSVPIIIAGSKVVLFLIDRFPLIVTAGAGLLGWIAGGMMVTDPAIVKQFGEGMAGYSTIAGITGAVAVMAFGELMKRRAKSNSKAA; encoded by the coding sequence ATGGAACTTTTAGCAATGATTGACTGGTCGGTCGTGATTCAAATCATCATCATCGATCTTTTATTAGGCGGTGACAATGCGGTTGTGATTGCATTGGCTTGTCGTAATTTGCATCCAAATCAGCGTAAGAAGGGCATCATTTACGGTACGGCTGGCGCCATTATTTTGCGCGTCATCTTAGTCGCGTTTGCAGTAACCTTATTGCAAATCCCGTTCTTGAAACTCGTTGGAGGCGCATTACTCTTGTGGATTGGCTACAAGTTGATGGTTCAGCACGATGAGGAAGAGCACAATTTAGATGCCCCAGACAAGCTGTTTGCTGCAATTAAGACCATCATCGTGGCCGACATCGTGATGAGTCTAGATAATGTCCTCGCGATCGCTGGCGCTGCAGGCCAAGTTGATGATGCTGCTCATCAGGTTGGTTATGTGGTATTCGGATTGATCGTATCGGTACCGATTATTATTGCCGGAAGTAAGGTGGTTCTGTTCTTGATTGATCGCTTCCCATTGATTGTGACAGCTGGTGCTGGTCTCTTGGGTTGGATTGCTGGCGGCATGATGGTGACCGATCCTGCAATCGTCAAGCAGTTTGGTGAGGGCATGGCCGGATACTCTACGATTGCTGGTATCACTGGCGCAGTTGCTGTGATGGCTTTTGGCGAGTTGATGAAGCGTCGTGCTAAAAGTAATTCCAAAGCTGCGTAA